From Sporosarcina sp. Marseille-Q4943, the proteins below share one genomic window:
- a CDS encoding BhlA/UviB family holin-like peptide, translating to MATKELLGYFLTQGPFAVLFVWLFWYQVKSSESREKRYQFLLEAITDKYDDIVEEIREVKERLPKE from the coding sequence ATGGCTACGAAAGAGCTGCTAGGTTATTTTTTGACACAGGGTCCGTTTGCCGTCCTGTTCGTTTGGCTGTTTTGGTATCAAGTGAAAAGCAGTGAGTCACGGGAGAAGCGTTATCAGTTTTTATTGGAAGCGATTACGGACAAATATGATGACATTGTAGAAGAAATACGAGAAGTGAAAGAGCGGTTGCCGAAGGAATAG
- a CDS encoding DNA-binding response regulator, whose amino-acid sequence MMKEEMEQLLKDYHWMINSVKVIREGMNEVGEGMTSRYGLEAAMPKASGRPNDPIYREFNRRERRLKKVYEYERKIQLVQERIPLITEDREIEVLHWLLEGKSLRWIGRHMQLSDRHIGRIKDAVIDKMSQMSHVPHMS is encoded by the coding sequence ATGATGAAGGAGGAAATGGAGCAATTATTGAAGGATTACCATTGGATGATCAACAGTGTTAAAGTCATTCGGGAGGGAATGAATGAAGTCGGGGAGGGAATGACGTCGCGATACGGGCTGGAAGCAGCGATGCCGAAAGCGAGCGGCCGTCCGAACGATCCGATTTACCGGGAATTCAACAGAAGGGAAAGGCGGCTGAAGAAAGTATACGAATATGAACGGAAAATCCAACTTGTCCAGGAACGTATCCCGCTCATTACGGAGGATCGGGAAATTGAAGTGCTGCACTGGCTGCTTGAGGGGAAGAGCTTGCGGTGGATCGGCCGTCATATGCAATTGTCGGACCGCCACATCGGCAGGATAAAAGATGCCGTCATCGACAAAATGTCGCAAATGTCGCACGTGCCGCATATGTCGTAG
- a CDS encoding helix-turn-helix domain-containing protein: MYSIGREIKKIRSEHKLSQEEFADRINQKLGLSITKGMVSKWESDSIEPKTRTIKAIAETFHVSLDQMLGLNVPEKQATVETIAAHIDDDLTEEELAEIKKYIQFIKSQRK; the protein is encoded by the coding sequence ATGTATTCTATAGGCCGCGAAATTAAAAAGATCCGGAGCGAACATAAATTATCCCAAGAGGAATTTGCGGATCGGATCAATCAAAAGCTAGGTCTCTCGATAACGAAAGGGATGGTGTCAAAGTGGGAGTCCGATTCCATCGAACCAAAAACGAGGACAATCAAGGCGATTGCAGAAACGTTCCATGTTTCCTTGGATCAGATGCTCGGGCTGAATGTGCCCGAAAAGCAAGCCACGGTTGAAACGATTGCTGCCCATATCGATGATGATCTGACAGAGGAAGAGCTGGCGGAAATAAAAAAATACATCCAATTCATCAAGTCGCAACGAAAGTGA
- a CDS encoding ImmA/IrrE family metallo-endopeptidase, translating to MTYESLIAQYPHLVIKEVKTLPSGLGGLYMDDVVLIDKNRSHYEKHCILAEEIGHYETTYGDITDLQKLTNLKLELAARRWGYEKIVSLDKLIECYESGFKTVEEVCTHLEVTEDYLMESIAHYHSRFGVSTIHKGYEIFFDPLYLRKQ from the coding sequence ATGACCTATGAATCCCTGATTGCCCAATACCCCCACTTGGTCATCAAGGAAGTCAAAACGCTTCCATCCGGGCTTGGCGGCCTTTATATGGACGATGTCGTGCTCATTGATAAGAATCGGAGCCATTATGAAAAACATTGCATTTTGGCAGAGGAAATCGGCCATTATGAAACGACCTATGGCGATATTACGGATCTTCAGAAGCTGACGAATTTGAAGTTGGAGCTGGCTGCGAGGAGATGGGGATATGAAAAAATCGTATCGTTGGATAAATTGATCGAATGCTATGAATCAGGTTTCAAGACGGTTGAGGAAGTGTGCACGCACCTTGAGGTGACGGAGGATTATTTGATGGAGTCCATTGCCCATTACCACTCCCGATTTGGCGTTTCGACAATTCATAAGGGATATGAGATTTTCTTCGATCCACTTTATTTGCGGAAGCAGTAA
- a CDS encoding DUF4179 domain-containing protein, protein MYENEEEKLLEMKDQLEKIHLPLDEADEAIRLGFDRAKREKVKTRKKLRRVWSLVAAALLFATFITSIRVSPAFANAVASIPGMEKFVDFVQFDKGLEAIFKNDYYQKVDAVQTKNGLTLTIDGVILDETGMNVYYTMKSTEAVNGLSIQSVDLKNEQDIPPSGMSYGGSSPFEKSREWASQIKYYFQEPTLFKDLSFTVEMDVLFQGETISFSLPFELKENVKQGKTIVLNQEVEIEGQKLTIREITIYPLRIAVKVAFDETNTKKILKFEDMRLEDEKGEVWGAIENGVVSSGDDTYFLQSNYFEEPKELYLRINKMQALDKNEATLVVDTDKGEILNGPKDDKLKIKESSRSGLHLIMPNAGDDPTHSYDIISTGKDANGKKINIPSTGMYMDEEGTRHWDMTFETSNYTNPLHLELAFYPNYITGNVKVELQQ, encoded by the coding sequence ATGTATGAGAACGAAGAAGAAAAATTACTGGAAATGAAGGATCAGCTGGAGAAGATCCACCTACCTTTGGACGAAGCGGATGAAGCGATTCGTTTAGGGTTTGACCGCGCGAAGCGTGAAAAGGTGAAAACAAGGAAAAAGCTTAGGCGGGTTTGGTCTCTCGTTGCGGCAGCACTTCTTTTCGCCACGTTTATTACGTCCATACGCGTGTCGCCGGCATTTGCCAACGCTGTCGCATCGATACCGGGCATGGAGAAGTTCGTGGATTTCGTTCAGTTTGATAAAGGACTGGAAGCTATTTTCAAAAATGACTATTACCAAAAGGTCGATGCGGTTCAAACGAAAAATGGGTTGACGCTTACGATAGACGGCGTCATTTTGGATGAAACGGGGATGAATGTTTATTACACAATGAAGTCAACGGAAGCAGTGAATGGGCTAAGCATTCAATCAGTCGACTTGAAAAATGAGCAGGACATTCCACCAAGCGGAATGTCATATGGTGGCTCCAGTCCATTTGAAAAATCCAGAGAATGGGCCAGTCAAATTAAGTACTATTTTCAGGAACCAACTTTATTTAAAGACTTATCTTTTACCGTGGAGATGGATGTTTTATTCCAAGGGGAAACTATTTCGTTCTCATTGCCATTTGAGCTGAAGGAAAACGTGAAACAAGGTAAAACAATTGTTTTAAATCAAGAAGTTGAGATTGAAGGCCAGAAACTCACAATTCGAGAAATTACTATTTACCCGTTACGCATTGCCGTGAAAGTCGCCTTCGACGAAACCAATACGAAGAAGATCCTCAAATTCGAAGATATGCGGCTGGAAGATGAAAAAGGCGAGGTGTGGGGCGCCATTGAGAATGGCGTGGTCAGCAGTGGCGATGACACCTATTTTCTCCAAAGTAATTATTTTGAGGAGCCGAAAGAACTTTATTTACGTATTAATAAAATGCAAGCCTTAGATAAAAATGAAGCGACGTTGGTTGTCGATACGGATAAAGGGGAAATCCTCAATGGTCCGAAAGATGACAAGCTGAAAATTAAAGAATCTTCGAGGTCGGGATTGCACCTTATCATGCCGAATGCTGGAGACGATCCAACACATTCTTACGATATTATTTCAACCGGTAAAGATGCGAATGGCAAGAAGATTAATATTCCATCGACGGGTATGTATATGGATGAAGAAGGAACGAGGCATTGGGATATGACGTTTGAAACATCAAATTATACGAACCCGCTTCACTTGGAACTAGCGTTCTACCCTAACTACATTACCGGTAATGTAAAAGTAGAACTGCAACAATAA
- a CDS encoding RNA polymerase sigma factor yields MDEIEISKKAIGGDDEAFLALMQLHREALLRTAIAFLKNEADGLEALQEVTYRAYKKVHTVREPAYVKTWLIRIMMNYCQDQLKRGKRYVMTGEVDETIGKKDEYRLELAEALATLKPDEQQLIYLKYVQGVKIKEIAELSSIPEGTVKSRLHNILRSLRSHFGDKGGMDHV; encoded by the coding sequence ATGGATGAGATAGAGATCAGTAAAAAAGCGATAGGTGGAGACGATGAGGCCTTTCTCGCGCTCATGCAGCTTCATAGAGAAGCGCTCCTTCGAACAGCAATTGCATTCTTGAAAAATGAGGCAGATGGATTGGAAGCTCTTCAAGAAGTAACGTATCGGGCCTACAAAAAAGTTCATACGGTTAGAGAACCGGCGTATGTGAAGACGTGGCTTATCCGCATTATGATGAACTATTGCCAAGATCAGTTAAAAAGAGGCAAACGGTATGTCATGACTGGAGAAGTGGACGAAACAATCGGGAAGAAAGATGAATATCGATTGGAATTGGCTGAAGCACTTGCCACATTGAAACCAGACGAGCAACAGTTAATTTATCTAAAATACGTTCAGGGTGTAAAAATAAAAGAAATCGCAGAACTATCAAGTATACCGGAAGGCACGGTCAAGTCGAGGCTGCATAATATTTTGCGATCGCTTCGGAGCCACTTCGGGGATAAAGGAGGAATGGATCATGTATGA
- a CDS encoding YdiU family protein has translation MTESKKFGWNFDNSYTRLPEPFYAKTNPEAAPSPELVIFNHPLAESLGLDAESLQSEEGTEIFAGNKVPEGAAPIAQAYAGHQFGHFTMLGDGRAVLLGEQITPEGKRYDIQLKGSGKTPFSRGGDGRAGLGPMLREFIISEAMYALGIPTTRSLAVALTGAPVYRQETLEGAVLTRIAASHIRVGTFQYAAAREVVEDLRTLADYTIERHYPEVANDPNPYVSLLQEVMERQASLIAKWQLVGFIHGVMNTDNMAISGETIDYGPCAFMDSYDPATVFSSIDRQGRYAFGNQPGIAEWNLSRFAETLLPLFHEDQEKAVHIAQQTLSRYARIYYGHWLTGMRNKLGLFNEEQQDEALVKDLLKIMKDNQADYTNTFRTLTIGDLNALPMCKTTEFTEWHERWKSRMASQPESEAATKQLMRESNPSIIPRNHRVEEALDAATEGDFSVMAELLNALEDPYAYTAEQEKYVAPSVSETPYRTFCGT, from the coding sequence GTGACAGAGAGCAAAAAGTTCGGATGGAATTTCGATAATAGTTATACCCGTCTGCCGGAACCATTTTACGCGAAGACAAATCCGGAAGCAGCACCGTCACCTGAGTTGGTCATTTTTAATCATCCATTGGCAGAGTCGCTCGGACTGGATGCTGAATCACTGCAAAGCGAAGAGGGGACAGAGATCTTCGCCGGAAACAAGGTTCCTGAAGGCGCGGCGCCGATTGCACAAGCATATGCCGGCCACCAATTCGGCCATTTTACGATGCTCGGAGATGGACGGGCCGTGTTGCTTGGAGAGCAGATCACGCCTGAAGGCAAGCGGTACGATATTCAGTTGAAAGGTTCAGGCAAGACACCATTCTCCCGTGGCGGCGATGGCAGGGCGGGACTTGGCCCGATGCTTCGTGAATTCATCATTAGCGAGGCGATGTATGCGCTTGGAATTCCTACGACAAGGAGCCTTGCAGTGGCATTGACGGGAGCGCCAGTCTATCGTCAAGAAACACTCGAAGGAGCTGTGTTGACGCGTATTGCAGCAAGCCACATCCGTGTCGGCACGTTTCAATATGCGGCGGCGCGCGAAGTCGTAGAGGACTTGCGAACGTTAGCGGATTATACGATTGAAAGGCATTATCCAGAAGTGGCAAATGACCCGAATCCATACGTGTCATTGCTTCAAGAAGTGATGGAAAGGCAAGCTTCGTTAATTGCCAAATGGCAGTTGGTCGGGTTCATTCACGGCGTCATGAATACGGACAATATGGCGATCAGCGGCGAAACGATCGACTATGGACCATGCGCCTTCATGGACTCATACGACCCGGCGACCGTCTTCAGTTCCATCGACCGGCAGGGCCGCTATGCGTTTGGCAATCAACCTGGAATCGCAGAATGGAACCTTTCGCGATTTGCCGAAACGCTTTTGCCGCTCTTCCATGAAGACCAGGAAAAAGCTGTCCACATCGCACAACAGACGCTATCACGGTATGCGAGGATATATTACGGTCATTGGCTCACAGGAATGAGAAACAAACTCGGCCTGTTCAATGAAGAACAGCAGGACGAAGCACTCGTGAAGGATTTGCTAAAGATAATGAAAGACAACCAAGCGGATTACACGAATACGTTCCGTACATTGACGATCGGCGATCTAAATGCGCTGCCGATGTGCAAGACGACGGAGTTTACCGAATGGCATGAGCGCTGGAAATCGCGGATGGCAAGTCAGCCAGAATCGGAAGCTGCCACAAAACAGCTGATGCGGGAAAGTAATCCATCCATCATCCCGCGCAATCACCGCGTGGAAGAAGCATTAGACGCGGCAACCGAAGGGGATTTCAGCGTGATGGCAGAACTCCTTAACGCGCTTGAAGACCCTTACGCTTATACAGCTGAACAAGAGAAATATGTGGCGCCATCAGTGTCGGAAACTCCGTACAGGACATTTTGTGGGACGTGA
- a CDS encoding VOC family protein produces MIHKIGQIMLYVNDQDEAKKFWTEKVGFTVISEEDNGHGMRWIEIAPTAQAETSIVLHNKELIAQMQPELNLQTPSLLLFTENLDALYEDLKSKQVTVGELVTMPTGRVFNFADDEDNYFAVLEKK; encoded by the coding sequence ATGATTCATAAGATCGGGCAAATTATGTTGTATGTGAACGATCAGGATGAGGCGAAGAAGTTTTGGACCGAAAAGGTCGGCTTTACCGTCATTTCTGAGGAAGACAATGGGCATGGGATGAGATGGATTGAAATTGCACCGACAGCACAGGCTGAAACGAGCATTGTTCTGCATAACAAAGAGCTCATCGCACAAATGCAACCTGAGTTGAATCTTCAAACCCCATCGTTGCTCTTGTTTACAGAAAACTTGGATGCACTTTATGAGGACCTCAAAAGCAAGCAAGTGACAGTCGGGGAATTGGTCACAATGCCAACGGGAAGAGTGTTCAACTTTGCAGACGATGAAGACAATTATTTTGCGGTATTGGAGAAGAAGTGA
- a CDS encoding YkuS family protein has translation MVRIAVEQPYEDVMNALVEKGYEAKMFSTDEDVTGYDIGIVRALNEGNTNEFNFPVITMKGMSIDDVVQAVEEKANLLQ, from the coding sequence ATGGTGAGAATTGCCGTTGAACAACCGTATGAAGATGTCATGAATGCACTTGTTGAAAAAGGCTATGAAGCAAAGATGTTTAGCACCGATGAAGACGTAACCGGCTATGATATCGGCATCGTCCGGGCGCTCAACGAAGGGAACACAAATGAATTCAATTTCCCTGTCATCACGATGAAGGGCATGTCGATTGACGATGTCGTCCAAGCAGTTGAAGAAAAAGCAAACCTCCTCCAATAA
- a CDS encoding toast rack family protein translates to MKMNKLLWIALLTGFLVVIGIYGYNNWFAKASGNEISIAKDSADALKVDIDFGVGNLLVHGNSSDWVSGDFTYNHKRLEPSVKYKKKKDVGFVTIKQGSKSTFGFNKRKLKNDWDLQLTNDVPIDLDVDMGVSKSRLKLEGLQLNSLSIDSGVSDSVIDLSGAWSKGFRADVDLGVGDVTLILPKETGVRLTVSKGLGRLDLKDFIKQNEGVYVNEAYEDADIIIDLFLDIGVGDVKFMIAE, encoded by the coding sequence ATGAAAATGAATAAGCTATTATGGATTGCGCTGTTGACGGGGTTTCTAGTTGTTATCGGTATCTACGGGTATAACAATTGGTTTGCGAAGGCAAGTGGGAATGAGATTTCGATTGCTAAAGACAGTGCCGATGCTCTGAAAGTGGATATCGACTTCGGAGTTGGCAACCTGCTCGTACATGGCAATTCGTCCGATTGGGTCAGTGGGGACTTTACGTACAATCACAAAAGGCTGGAGCCAAGCGTGAAGTATAAGAAAAAGAAAGATGTCGGTTTCGTCACTATTAAGCAAGGCTCAAAGTCGACGTTCGGCTTCAATAAACGAAAATTGAAAAACGATTGGGATCTCCAACTGACAAATGATGTTCCTATCGACTTGGATGTAGACATGGGGGTTTCAAAGTCGAGATTGAAACTGGAAGGTCTCCAATTAAACAGCCTTTCCATCGATAGCGGCGTCAGTGATTCTGTCATCGACCTGAGCGGTGCTTGGAGCAAAGGCTTTCGGGCTGATGTGGACTTAGGTGTGGGAGACGTGACTCTCATCCTTCCGAAGGAGACTGGTGTCAGGCTAACCGTCTCGAAAGGGCTTGGAAGATTGGATCTGAAAGACTTCATCAAGCAAAACGAAGGTGTTTATGTCAATGAAGCCTACGAAGATGCAGACATTATCATCGACCTATTTCTCGACATCGGCGTCGGGGACGTCAAATTCATGATTGCCGAGTAA
- the dapA gene encoding 4-hydroxy-tetrahydrodipicolinate synthase codes for MNFGQIVTAMVTPFDEHGEIDFPATRNLINHLIANGSDGLVVAGTTGESPTLSNEEKVELFKFTVDVVNGRVPVIAGTGSNNTRESIELTMRAEDAGVDGIMLVTPYYNKPCQEGLYQHFKTIAAATSLPIMLYNIPGRSAVNMSVDTTIRLSEIKNIVAVKEASGDLDAMAEIIERTREGFSLYSGDDALTLPVLAIGGTGVVSVSAHVLGNEMQTMIRNFKIGNTIEAASNHRRLLPMMKALFAAPNPTPVKAALNLKGIQVGGVRLPMVPLNEEQQRALQQALSMYKEKVNAIA; via the coding sequence ATGAATTTTGGACAAATCGTAACAGCAATGGTGACTCCTTTTGATGAACATGGTGAAATTGATTTCCCAGCGACAAGGAACCTGATCAATCATTTAATCGCCAACGGATCGGATGGCTTGGTGGTAGCCGGGACAACCGGAGAATCCCCTACGTTATCGAACGAAGAAAAGGTCGAATTGTTCAAGTTTACAGTTGACGTTGTGAACGGAAGAGTTCCGGTTATTGCAGGGACAGGCTCGAATAATACACGGGAATCGATTGAACTGACGATGCGGGCGGAAGATGCAGGCGTCGACGGCATCATGCTCGTCACCCCGTACTATAACAAGCCTTGCCAAGAAGGATTGTACCAACACTTCAAAACAATTGCGGCGGCCACTTCTTTGCCGATCATGCTGTACAATATTCCTGGGCGCAGCGCTGTCAACATGTCAGTCGATACGACCATCCGCCTTTCGGAAATAAAAAATATCGTTGCCGTTAAAGAGGCGAGCGGCGATTTAGACGCAATGGCCGAAATCATTGAACGTACACGAGAAGGATTTTCATTATATAGCGGCGACGATGCGCTGACACTTCCCGTTTTGGCAATCGGCGGAACAGGCGTCGTTTCTGTATCTGCCCATGTGTTGGGGAATGAAATGCAAACGATGATCCGCAACTTCAAAATCGGCAATACGATAGAAGCTGCCAGCAATCATCGCAGACTGCTCCCGATGATGAAAGCACTCTTTGCAGCTCCTAACCCGACACCTGTCAAAGCAGCGTTGAATCTGAAAGGAATCCAGGTCGGCGGTGTCCGTTTGCCGATGGTTCCGTTGAACGAAGAGCAGCAGCGTGCATTGCAGCAGGCATTGTCAATGTATAAAGAAAAAGTGAATGCAATCGCATAA
- a CDS encoding NUDIX domain-containing protein, producing MFIVNTEAALYKDGRYLICRRSEKEEHAPGGIGLVGGKVELEGATSDILERTIAREVKEEVGLVIEGRPRYVSSTSFVTDLGEPVVNVVFLCEAFSGEPYAVSVDEVAAVYWMTPEEVYSHTEAADYLKDNIRKAEEVRMKGTSV from the coding sequence ATGTTCATCGTCAACACTGAAGCGGCATTGTACAAGGATGGCCGTTACTTAATATGCAGGCGGAGTGAAAAGGAAGAACACGCGCCTGGTGGGATAGGGTTAGTTGGTGGGAAGGTTGAGCTTGAAGGTGCTACTTCCGATATTTTAGAGCGTACGATTGCGCGGGAAGTGAAGGAGGAAGTAGGGCTTGTCATCGAAGGACGCCCGCGTTATGTGAGCAGTACAAGCTTCGTGACAGATCTAGGAGAGCCGGTTGTGAATGTCGTTTTTTTATGTGAGGCATTCAGCGGTGAACCGTATGCAGTCAGTGTTGATGAGGTGGCGGCTGTGTATTGGATGACGCCTGAAGAGGTGTATAGCCATACTGAAGCTGCGGATTATTTGAAGGATAATATCCGAAAAGCGGAAGAAGTTCGGATGAAGGGAACTTCAGTTTAA
- a CDS encoding restriction endonuclease: MYQIELKHEGLKKYRVIKGSDRYVVEQKARMQQIVWEEMWDKKQMMQAQKEARELAAMEKEQKKALAIQLTNEAIEQQEALSKTLQYTLDVDDKINWEALKDTSTFNKKKPIPPRMFDYPEEPRETEEKYLPKIGLVDKIFASLKQKKIDEARRLYELDYEKWQRTNEEISRKNEENQKNYDGILSNWNEEKEEFETRQKENNDAINAQKASYQKGDPSAIVEYCDMVLSNSIYPDYFPQKFDLDYNSLTKTLIVEYSLPSQKDIPSLKEVKYIQSRDEFKEYFLAESTFNKMYDDLLFQITLRTIHELYEADDIDAIQSVVFNGWVNSIDKATGKEVNACILSIQTTKSEFLEINLGHVEPKICFKNLKGIGSSKLHSLSPIAPILKIDREDARFVSSYDVADALDETDNLAAMDWQDFEHLIRELFAKEFNQSGGEVRITRASKDGGVDAVAFDPDPIRGGKIVIQAKRYTNVVGVSAVRDLYGTVMNEGATKGILVSTADYGPDAYNFAKGKPLTLLNGNNLLHLLEKHGHKAKIDLKEAKKLLSES, encoded by the coding sequence ATGTATCAAATTGAATTAAAGCATGAGGGTTTAAAAAAATATAGGGTAATTAAAGGTTCGGATCGGTATGTTGTGGAACAAAAAGCTCGCATGCAGCAGATTGTTTGGGAAGAGATGTGGGATAAAAAGCAAATGATGCAAGCCCAAAAAGAAGCCCGTGAACTAGCCGCTATGGAGAAAGAACAAAAGAAAGCATTAGCTATTCAATTAACGAATGAAGCAATTGAACAGCAAGAAGCTTTAAGTAAGACATTACAATATACTCTTGATGTCGACGACAAAATTAATTGGGAAGCTCTAAAAGATACTTCAACTTTTAATAAAAAGAAACCTATACCTCCTAGAATGTTTGATTATCCTGAAGAGCCAAGAGAAACAGAAGAAAAATACTTGCCCAAAATAGGACTTGTCGATAAGATATTCGCAAGTTTAAAACAAAAAAAGATTGATGAAGCAAGGAGATTGTATGAATTAGATTATGAAAAATGGCAGAGAACTAATGAGGAGATTTCCCGAAAAAATGAAGAAAATCAGAAAAACTATGATGGCATATTAAGCAACTGGAATGAGGAAAAGGAAGAATTTGAAACACGGCAAAAGGAAAATAATGATGCTATTAACGCGCAAAAAGCAAGCTATCAAAAGGGAGATCCTTCAGCAATAGTTGAATACTGTGACATGGTTTTATCTAATTCTATCTATCCAGATTATTTTCCACAGAAATTTGATTTAGACTATAATTCACTTACAAAGACTTTAATCGTTGAATATTCGTTACCGTCGCAAAAGGATATTCCTTCATTGAAAGAAGTTAAATACATTCAGTCCAGAGATGAGTTTAAAGAGTATTTCTTGGCAGAGTCAACGTTCAATAAAATGTATGATGATTTACTCTTTCAAATAACACTAAGAACCATCCATGAACTATACGAGGCCGATGATATTGATGCTATTCAATCTGTCGTTTTTAATGGCTGGGTTAATTCTATAGACAAAGCAACGGGTAAAGAAGTCAATGCGTGTATTCTGTCTATTCAAACAACTAAAAGCGAATTCCTGGAAATTAATTTAGGGCATGTTGAACCAAAAATATGCTTTAAAAACTTGAAAGGAATAGGTAGTAGTAAGTTGCACAGTCTCTCTCCAATTGCTCCAATCCTTAAAATTGACCGTGAAGATGCTCGTTTTGTATCTTCCTATGATGTAGCAGATGCTCTGGATGAAACAGATAATTTAGCGGCGATGGATTGGCAAGACTTTGAACATTTAATTCGAGAGCTTTTTGCAAAGGAGTTTAACCAGTCAGGCGGCGAAGTTAGAATAACTAGAGCCAGTAAAGATGGCGGTGTGGATGCAGTTGCTTTTGATCCGGACCCAATAAGAGGTGGGAAAATTGTTATTCAGGCTAAAAGATATACTAATGTTGTTGGTGTTTCTGCCGTACGCGACTTATATGGAACTGTCATGAATGAAGGAGCTACCAAAGGTATACTGGTGTCTACAGCCGATTATGGCCCGGATGCATACAATTTCGCGAAGGGTAAACCACTCACTTTATTGAACGGGAATAATTTATTACATTTATTAGAGAAACACGGTCATAAGGCGAAAATTGATCTTAAAGAAGCAAAGAAATTACTTTCCGAAAGTTAA